The genomic region ACCAACacagtaaaaaatgttaataaatgaaaatagataTGCATTGTTGCACGtttcttcaattgtttttgacgTTACTACTAGCAAACTCctcatttgtttttccttatataGATAACTCATAGAAAATTATCATACAAACAAAGTCATGCATTTGATTAGATAAAATTCAGCAATATTCTACGAAGATCATGCTTACTAGAGACAGTTGGTCAAGTCGAACTATCTGTGTAGAGGAATGCAAGATTAAAAAAGTGGTAATTCATCAAATTAATTAccactttttttaatcttcgtAAGGATACACTTTGCCACCTTTCCACCACTTTGGACCCTGCGTTGATAGGTCGGCTTTCGTTTTTTATACGTAGATATTACTCATCTCtggattattaataatattttttattattaaataattttaataatatttttttattaaaataattaattattctctCTCAGTCTTGCATTCCTCTACACAGATAGTTCGACTTGACCAACTGTCTCCAGTAAGCATGATCTTATGAATATGTTCATAActacgcggacaaagtcgcgagCAAAAATTAGTctcgaaataaaacaatatcatagGAAAGGGAAAACTTCACATtgaaccttttttttaaataaaaccttaattcCCTTTGTTTAGTAATGACAAAGccaaaaatgtgatttttataataattgttgtcTGTTTATTTGTCATATCATTTTTACACCACATTGCACTATTTTTGGCAAGACAGTGTTGCATGAAAGTGTCTTTCATAAAAGTAAAAGTCAAAATCCTCGAGATTCGGAGTCCCACTTGTGGGTCAAATCACGTGTCTTTGACGTTAAGGGTTGTAGAAATAGTTCTTGGCTAGTGGGGTAGAACCCCATTACTGAGATTTCGCTGTTTTTCCGTCTGTCAATTCTTCCGTTCATCATTCCTCCTTTTCCGTTTGTTACTAGGTAATATCTCATAAGCCGTAATGCATTGCAAATTTTCTcgtatgatttgtttttttttttttaatatctatgtcCCTTAATCTGATGGGTGACCAATGTCTGATACCCAATACTTAgtttttcttaagcctattCAAATGGAGTACTCTTTGATTTTAGCGAGTCCGTCTCGCAACttgatcgatttttattttaataatcactcAATATAATCGCTACCGTCATAATATGTGTCAGGTGgtagatatacatataaatgtcaaatcattattatagtaaaattatttatacgcTGCTAAGAATATATGATAAGGGTGACATTCTATTTTTGTCAACAATCAGCGATGTGTATATAAGCAGATTATTATTATCAGTTACAAACTAAACTCAAACCCTAGATTAGATTTTCCATTCGtctgtatttgattttttagtTGGTTACGTCAGAACCTCCAACTTgatgaacagatttttttaagtatttttccacGTAAATTTAGCTCTCATTTGGTcctataaaaaattaagaagtcCGGGCCCAGcactttttgaagtcgattggtAGACGAAGCAAGTACGTATATTCATCTCCTTAACTTACGTCTAATTGATATTGACTACCATAACATGAGCAACAAATTATAGGTCTTGCTTTGGGACGCCCTTAAATTAGTGGCAGGAGGAATCTGTGGCCACACTGTGGTGTTGAAGCTATTATTAAGATTCACCTGTTCTGTTATCAAAGCATTTGTAATCTCTCTATTGGAAATTGAATTAGCTTCATTACTTAGTAATCCACTCACAAAATTTTGGCGGCGCTCGAACGCAAGGGCGTGTGATAAAActataccagcctatatacatTCCACCGCTGGGCATAAGCCTCATCctgtatagggaaggtttgagcatttatAACCACGTTAGGTCACTGCAGGTTgatgatttcagattccaatatttggaaccCCGGGTTCATGACGATATATCATGGTCGTATTTCTAAACGCCAAAGATAAAACAGATACACAAGTCCTGCAGTCGTTCGACCTTATTCAGAAGGTCCTGCTTAGCATCAAGGAAACAAATATGTGCCTAGTCTAAAGGGAAGCGATTGAGCGAGAGTAACCTTTGGTTAGAGATTGTGATTAAGCTGGATTGATTATCAGACCGAAATATATTGCGCATATATTTATCTtttctaaaactaaattgatGTCTTTCACAACTTCTTCGTATTCTTCAACCTTTCCTTTCCGTtgcaataatgataaaaaaaagaaaagaagttggactcatagaaatctaaataataaccTTATTATATAGATTTCTATGGTTGGACTAGTAAAAAGGTGCAACTGCAATGGTGTCGAGTTGCCAGTAAAGGTGACGTGAGCTGTCaacctaaaataaattgtatttttacagACACCGAGAAATCACATGCATGACATAGAACAGTGTAGATAAaatagtttacataaaaattactTTGCTGGGTTAAGGACTGGTTTTACCGGCACTgctcagggccccaattctgctatttacaatggccgatgaatgaatgaaaattggcttaaaattacactcTATAtatcttttaagcatttttcctacgcaataattgtaaatttagaTTGGGACGGttcactcaaggtcaatacaatgaattttccatTACTGTTTTGGCATagtgcttaagagaatagaaataatttcaaatttaatctaattgccaattggccattgtaaattgaATCGGGGCTCTAGCCACTTGTTCCTGGACTGTGGTTTTTTGTTGGGGcacttttataatatactagctgtcccggcaaATTACGTACCGCTTAACGGTCGATGATCACAGTTAAGGCCAAACattaagggtggacaacccCTATCACTTGGGATTATGAAaaatagtagccgattctcagatctATTGAAtaggcatataaaatttggtaagaatcggtaaagccgtttcggactAGTACtttaactaacatcgtgacacggaaaatttcatatattagaagattaagaGATCAGTTTTTCGGGTCTAACAAGTCCGGAAATTCAGGTAGTTTTGTgcgtaattaacaaaatatttaaggaCATCCAATTTTCATAGTCACCAAACGTGGCATTTTTCATTATCGTGtgattataaaacttttcattacgtaacttaattatttttagaggtCCACGCTCAAAGGTTAAAACGCGACTTCTTACTAAAACTATTATGTCTAACCGGGAGTTCTATTGTACTTTGTTTCTTCACCAGGCTGGTCTGATAAACTGTGATAGTCACTTAGAAGGCAGTTTCAGACATGATGTATttctaaacatttaaaactcttagaaaaacatttatttatttcattatcacactaacctaatgcggtacttaacctaatgcggtagctaggactaaacaaaggtctaagtatttatgtgaacttaggtctcaaagattgaattattatgcacataattgcaggtctaaattccagcaactgttttaatatgtaattttctgataattctgatatgcataggcaataagttagcctgatacacatgcccatcattgcgcctcctggaattgctggttgcttcatccacttttcccctagatatgaaatccttactatttacgattcccatgtttcaaatttctgtcattccgcgatttcttggagttctctgaataaattggtttccaagactttGATTTATACATACCTTTTAGCATCAGGTGCCCAGTAGGTAGTTAGGGATATCACTGAACCCCTATTGTGGAAATACGACTCCCATTGGCCGACTTCtacatacctatttatttgATGCTCTAGATAGTGATAtctaaaagaaacaatatataAGGGTGTTCTGATCGTCAACCACTACTTATTAGTCATTGCCAAGTTTAAAGCTTAAACATGCGATTCTTAGtgcttttagttttaagttacattataattattattggaaaTACAGAAGCGGCAAAGATATTGGTTGTGGTTCCAACACCTTCTATCAGCCATCAAGTAGTGTTTCGACCTCTGATTCAGGAACTAGTTAAGAGAGGACACGATGTCACCGTCATCACAACAGATCCTGCCTTCCCGAAAGGAGGAGCTCCTGCTAACCTGACTGAAATCGACATTCATGATTTGTCATATAATATTCTCACACAAGAAATGGCTAAAATGCCAAGAGGTAACAAGGATGACTTGCTGCTTCAAgtggagttttatttaaaagtctcTGCTTCAGTCTTTAGTGAGCAATTAAAGGACAAAAGTGTGCAACAActgattaataacaaaaacataaaatttgatttattgatCTTAGAAGCAATTTTTAGACAAGCGTTAGTGTTTTCGCACATATTCAAAGCTCCAGTTATACAAATGAGTTCTCTAGGGGGTGTTTTTGACAATTTCGTCACGATAGGAGCTCCGACACATCCCATTCTGTACCCAACAATGATTTCACAAAAACTGACCAATCTTTCAATGTGGGAGAAAATAACTTTACTATATAGTCTTTATGTGGGTGAAAGgatatatcaaaataatgcAATTCTGGAGAATAAACTTAATCGAGAACTTTTTGGGCCTGAGGTACCATCAGTGACGGAACTGTATGATAATGTAGACATGCTGTTCTTGAATGTGTATCCAGTGTTTGAAGGTATTCGACCAGTTCCTCCATCTGTTATCTACACGGGTGGTCTGCATCAAAACCCGGAGAAGGAATTACCTGAGGTATTtacattgaatttattattgacgtgtgtaatatttttaagtattttcgttGTTAATTGTCAACAACTTTCGAATAACGACGTGGCAAAATTTTACCATTTCAGGATCTTAAATCTTATTTAGATTCTTCCAAAAATGGTGTTatttacattagttttggaaCGAACACGGATCCTACTCAACTTCCTCCTGAGCGCATCCAAGTTCTATTGAAAGCATTCTCTCAGTTACCATACGATGTTTTATGGAAGTGGAACGGAGACGAGCTGCCTGGACGTACTGAGAACATCAGAATCTCAAAGTGGTTGCCGCAGTCTGATCTACTGAGTAAGTGTTATTCCGAATTCTTAAGAGCCCATGTGTTtaagtggttttaaatttcttaattcgAGAGAATTGCAATGAGCAGCATAGGATTAGCTCAACATAAGAGGtctttaattttgtgttatttgaaCTTTTTCCAGGACATCCCAAAATCAAAGTGTTCGTAACACAGGGTGGTCTACAATCCACAGATGAAGCAATCACAGCTGGAGTTCCATTGATTGGAATTCCTATGGTGGGCGATCAGTAGTTTAACGTAGAAAAATACGTACAACACAATATTGGTGTTCGCTTAGACTTTGGAGATCTCACACCGGATACCTTTAAAAATACGTTACTCAAAGTTATCGAAGATGATAGGTATGATTTGGTTTGTTAAACTCGGGCACATTAAATACTTAGTGGTTTTCTGCGGTTCCATGaattttaattccaatttttttttttagctatCGACGAAATATAATCAAACTACGTAGTTTGATGCGTGACGAGGTCCAGACTCCACTGGAGCGCGCCGTGTGGTGGACGGAGTACGTGCTGCGGCACGGCGGCGCGAAGCACctgcgctcgcccgccgccaaCATCTCGTGGGCGGAGTACCTAGAACTGGAACTGGTGCTCACATTACTGGCAGGATTACTGTCTATCTTCATGTTATTTGCCTTTACAGtctatatattatacaaatatttcttcACGAGTAACGCGACTACGACAAAATTAAAGCggaattaatttcctttttttatttaattggtaacttatttatatacaaggttattgtaataatttggaTGAAGTTAGTATGTATAAAGATGTAGTCATATTGCAAATTTTTGATAAGAATATTTGTCTTTGCATTTCTCTTTCATTTTCATTGGaatctaatatttaatttgatgtaATTAAACGCCTTGCGCAATCAAAAGGGCAAAATCTGGATCCATCACGTATcgtatatctttaaaaaatttGATTATAAACAGCCttcttacaataaaattttgtaacattttagtAGATATTGTATAATCTAAAAAATCATTCGTTATCGTCTTATCTTTCTTGCTTTGCCGCCGCGCCGGGGTGTAAAGGTAATGACTTCAATTGTCACCAAGATCACGGGGAGGGTATAAATCAGATTAACAGACTATAAATACGATGACCTTACTATGTAACTGCTTGAGTCAAAGAAACTGTCGTCCTCGCGCACTCTGGGCGATTTTGGCCGGAATTTCGAACAATTTCATGACAATGATCAATGAGAAATTATTTTGGGCCGACTGTATAAGAGCTTCCATGGACAAGTTGAATGTAATTGATgtattgattgttatttttaaactaactgTGGTACAAGTAGGTCTAGGTTGTCTATTATTATCAGCAAGGGCCAGGTGGGTTAGGCAGACTAAAACGGCAGTTAAATTAACTTTGTTACTAACACGTGTTATAAATAAACCCagtcaagtttaaaatatttccactTTATATAGATACAACATCGGTTTTTCTTCGCCTTTTCCCAAttacgttggggtcggcttccagtgtaaccgggttcagctaagtaccggtgttttacaaggagcgacagcctatctgacctcctctacCCGGGGTAGTTTGTGACTGTAGGCAAACCGAGCGTGTACCGAGATCGAGACACGTAGGTATAGCTCGCGGTTCGTTGGTTTGTATGAGGTCGGTCTACAGGAGATATTACTACTGTGACCAGACACCCTAAATAAAgctgttgtaatttttttgacgAAATGAGACTATTTGCTCATTGCTCAACTCAAACACAAAGGCGTTGCTAGTTTGATTAGAGCTAAACAAAACTTCAACTTGATAGTTTAACGCACCTGTGGTCGCCTGCCGCTAACTTCTTATGAGTGAATTGCCAAGTAATTGAGCTAATTCAATTTCCAATAATATAGAGATTATAGACACTGATGATAGAACAGGTGAAACTTCATAATAGCTTTAACACCGCAGATTTAGGAAGCCCCAAGGTGGAAGTGAATTAGTTAtacttaaatagataaattatactaaCATAGTCTTTTTTGTGGCTCTACCTATGCACGAATTTGTATACACCAGCTGCAAGTGCAATCCAAAGTatcaaacttttgttttcaaagTTATAGGTAGCTACTTCTTCATTATTCTAATACACCACTcactaaaggaaaataatgtgTTCGCTTTCTGAAACAAACTCGGGTGGCTAACCATTCGGCGTCATAAATATGATGATATGTGTCTTCTTTCCTCTGTCTTTCATGATCCTCAACCTCCCGAGTATTTACTTCACCGCTTTGAGTACCTTGTAGCTCGGGGTAAGAACCGCAGCATAGCCTCCTCTCTGCTTCTGAGCAATCCACGACACACTTCCAGTCGCTATGATGGCTCCTTTACCATATTTGCAGTATGCCTCTGGAGTTCCCTCCCGCGCTCAATACGTGAAAACTCAAGGGATCAATAGGCTCAAGTAATTACATGCTTCTAAATAGCCTGGACCAGGTTTAAacagtaatttttaattaaaattccgcTTTAAATCTCTGTGATCCATTCCATGctatatttaatgtttctatTTCGCAAAGGATATTCCCTCAAACtagaattttgtaaaatataaccGAAGTTTACAAATCAGGAACTGAGTATGACTCTGACTATTAATATCAGtcataatttatcaatattattgtccACCaaagatttttgataaattagtaGGTACGCAGTATGGTGTAACCGgttttttacgaaattttacTACGACAGGAACatgttttagtaaaaaagaGGTTAACAACTGTTTAGATATTGTAGATTGCTCCTACCAAAATACACGTACTTTACGCAAGAACGTAATCAATTGCTCAATTATTCTTATCAGGCGTTTACGAGTAggatattaatattcattatactc from Trichoplusia ni isolate ovarian cell line Hi5 chromosome 12, tn1, whole genome shotgun sequence harbors:
- the LOC113499682 gene encoding UDP-glucuronosyltransferase 2B31-like; the protein is MRFLVLLVLSYIIIIIGNTEAAKILVVVPTPSISHQVVFRPLIQELVKRGHDVTVITTDPAFPKGGAPANLTEIDIHDLSYNILTQEMAKMPRGNKDDLLLQVEFYLKVSASVFSEQLKDKSVQQLINNKNIKFDLLILEAIFRQALVFSHIFKAPVIQMSSLGGVFDNFVTIGAPTHPILYPTMISQKLTNLSMWEKITLLYSLYVGERIYQNNAILENKLNRELFGPEVPSVTELYDNVDMLFLNVYPVFEGIRPVPPSVIYTGGLHQNPEKELPEDLKSYLDSSKNGVIYISFGTNTDPTQLPPERIQVLLKAFSQLPYDVLWKWNGDELPGRTENIRISKWLPQSDLLRHPKIKVFVTQGGLQSTDEAITAGVPLIGIPMVGDQ